The Pseudolabrys sp. FHR47 genome contains a region encoding:
- the tuf gene encoding elongation factor Tu, with amino-acid sequence MAKEKFNRNKPHCNIGTIGHVDHGKTSLTAAITKVLAETGGATFTAYDQIDKAPEEKARGITISTAHVEYETTNRHYAHVDCPGHADYVKNMITGAAQMDGAILVVSAADGPMPQTREHILLARQVGVPAIVVFMNKCDMVDDPELLELVELEVRELLSKYQFPGDKIPIIKGSALMALEDKDPKLGKEAILELMKNVDEYIPQPERPVDLPFLMPVEDVFSISGRGTVCTGRVERGIVKVGEEVEIVGIKPTQKTTVTGVEMFRKLLDQGQAGDNIGALLRGTKREEVERGQVLCKPGSVKPHTKFKAEAYILTKEEGGRHTPFFTNYRPQFYFRTTDVTGVVHLPAGTEMVMPGDNVAMEVHLIVPIAMEEKLRFAIREGGRTVGAGVVASIIE; translated from the coding sequence ATGGCCAAAGAGAAATTCAACCGCAATAAGCCGCACTGCAACATCGGCACCATCGGTCACGTCGACCACGGCAAGACGTCGCTGACCGCGGCGATCACCAAGGTGCTCGCTGAGACCGGCGGCGCGACCTTTACGGCCTACGACCAGATCGACAAGGCGCCGGAAGAGAAGGCGCGCGGCATCACCATCTCGACCGCTCACGTCGAGTACGAGACGACGAACCGCCACTACGCCCACGTCGACTGCCCCGGCCACGCCGACTATGTGAAGAACATGATCACCGGCGCCGCGCAGATGGACGGCGCGATCCTGGTCGTGTCGGCTGCCGACGGCCCGATGCCGCAGACCCGCGAGCACATCCTGCTCGCCCGCCAGGTCGGCGTGCCGGCGATCGTCGTGTTCATGAACAAGTGCGACATGGTCGACGATCCGGAACTGCTCGAGCTCGTCGAGCTCGAAGTCCGTGAGCTCCTGTCGAAGTACCAGTTCCCGGGCGACAAGATCCCGATCATCAAGGGCTCGGCCCTGATGGCGCTGGAAGACAAGGATCCGAAGCTCGGCAAGGAAGCCATCCTCGAGCTGATGAAGAACGTCGACGAATACATCCCGCAGCCGGAGCGTCCGGTCGACCTGCCGTTCCTGATGCCGGTCGAAGACGTGTTCTCGATCTCGGGCCGCGGCACCGTCTGCACCGGCCGTGTCGAGCGCGGCATCGTCAAGGTTGGCGAGGAAGTCGAAATCGTCGGCATCAAGCCGACGCAGAAGACCACCGTCACCGGCGTCGAAATGTTCCGCAAGCTGCTCGATCAGGGCCAGGCCGGCGACAACATCGGCGCGCTGCTCCGCGGCACCAAGCGCGAGGAAGTCGAGCGCGGCCAGGTGCTCTGCAAGCCGGGTTCGGTCAAGCCGCACACCAAGTTCAAGGCTGAGGCTTACATCCTCACCAAGGAAGAGGGCGGCCGTCATACGCCGTTCTTCACCAACTACCGTCCGCAGTTCTACTTCCGCACCACCGACGTGACCGGTGTCGTGCACCTGCCGGCCGGCACCGAAATGGTGATGCCGGGCGACAACGTCGCCATGGAAGTGCACCTGATCGTGCCGATCGCGATGGAAGAGAAGCTGCGCTTCGCCATCCGTGAAGGCGGCCGCACCGTCGGCGCCGGCGTCGTGGCGTCGATCATCGAGTAA
- the rpsJ gene encoding 30S ribosomal protein S10, whose product MNGQNIRIRLKAFDHRVLDASTREIVNTAKRTGAQVRGPIPLPTRIEKFTVNRSPHVDKKSREQFEMRTHKRLLDIVDPTPQTVDALMKLDLAAGVDVEIKL is encoded by the coding sequence ATGAACGGCCAGAATATTCGGATCCGGCTCAAGGCGTTCGACCATCGCGTGCTCGATGCGTCGACGCGCGAGATCGTCAACACCGCCAAGCGCACCGGCGCGCAGGTGCGTGGGCCGATTCCGCTGCCGACGCGCATCGAGAAGTTCACCGTGAACCGCTCGCCGCACGTCGACAAGAAGAGCCGTGAACAGTTCGAGATGCGCACGCACAAGCGTCTCTTGGACATCGTCGATCCGACGCCGCAGACAGTGGACGCGCTGATGAAGCTCGACCTGGCGGCCGGTGTCGACGTCGAGATCAAGCTGTAA
- the rplC gene encoding 50S ribosomal protein L3, which translates to MRTGVVAQKVGMTRLFTDGGEHVPVTVLRLAECQVVAHRSKDKDGYVALQLGSSSRRAGNMSKADRGYFAKAKVEPKRKLAEFRVDEAGLIPVGAEITADHFIEGQFVDVCGISVGKGFAGGMKRWNFRGLRASHGVSISHRSIGSTGGRQDPGKTFKNKKMAGHMGSDRVTTLNLKVAKIDVARGLIMVEGAVPGSKGGWITVRDAVKKKLPKEAAKPGKFRLAESAEAPAPEAAAEKEGA; encoded by the coding sequence ATGCGCACGGGTGTCGTCGCACAAAAAGTGGGTATGACCCGGCTGTTCACCGATGGCGGTGAGCACGTTCCGGTCACGGTTCTCCGTCTCGCGGAGTGCCAGGTCGTTGCCCACCGTTCCAAGGACAAGGACGGTTACGTCGCGCTGCAGCTCGGTTCGAGCTCGCGTCGCGCTGGCAACATGAGCAAGGCCGATCGCGGCTACTTCGCCAAGGCGAAGGTCGAGCCGAAGCGCAAGCTCGCCGAATTCCGCGTCGACGAAGCCGGGCTGATCCCGGTGGGCGCGGAAATCACCGCCGACCACTTCATCGAAGGCCAGTTCGTCGATGTCTGCGGCATCTCGGTTGGTAAGGGCTTTGCCGGCGGCATGAAGCGCTGGAACTTCCGCGGTCTGCGCGCCTCGCACGGCGTGTCGATCTCGCACCGTTCGATCGGTTCGACCGGCGGCCGTCAGGACCCGGGCAAGACCTTCAAGAACAAGAAGATGGCGGGCCACATGGGCTCCGACCGTGTCACCACGCTCAACCTCAAGGTCGCCAAGATCGACGTCGCGCGCGGCCTGATCATGGTCGAAGGCGCGGTGCCGGGCTCCAAGGGTGGCTGGATCACCGTGCGTGACGCGGTGAAGAAGAAGCTGCCGAAGGAAGCCGCCAAGCCGGGCAAGTTCCGCCTGGCTGAAAGCGCCGAGGCTCCGGCCCCCGAGGCCGCCGCCGAGAAGGAGGGCGCATAA
- the rplD gene encoding 50S ribosomal protein L4, producing MDLKITTLEGKEAGSVKVSDDIFGLEPRADIIQRCVNWQLARRQRGTHKTKDRSEVWRTGKKMYGQKGTGGARHGSARVPQFRGGGRAFGPVVRSHAIDLPKKVRALALKHALSSKAKDGAILIVDKASLAEAKTKALAAQFGKLSLANALIIDGAELEANFAIAARNIPNIDVLPIQGINVYDIMRRKTLVLTKAAVDALEARFK from the coding sequence ATGGATCTCAAGATCACCACGCTGGAAGGCAAGGAAGCGGGCTCGGTGAAGGTGTCGGACGACATCTTCGGCCTCGAGCCGCGCGCCGACATCATTCAGCGCTGCGTCAACTGGCAGCTCGCCCGCCGTCAGCGCGGTACGCACAAGACCAAGGATCGTTCCGAGGTCTGGCGCACCGGCAAGAAGATGTACGGCCAGAAGGGTACCGGTGGCGCCCGTCACGGTTCGGCTCGCGTGCCGCAGTTCCGCGGCGGCGGTCGTGCCTTCGGTCCGGTCGTGCGCAGCCATGCCATCGACCTGCCGAAGAAGGTGCGCGCTCTCGCGCTCAAGCACGCTCTGTCGTCGAAGGCCAAGGACGGCGCCATTCTTATCGTGGACAAGGCTTCGCTCGCCGAAGCCAAGACCAAGGCGCTCGCCGCGCAGTTCGGCAAGCTGTCGCTGGCCAATGCGCTGATCATCGACGGCGCCGAGCTCGAGGCGAACTTCGCCATCGCGGCGCGCAACATCCCGAACATCGACGTGCTGCCGATCCAGGGCATCAACGTCTACGACATCATGCGGCGCAAGACGCTGGTCCTCACCAAGGCCGCCGTCGACGCGCTGGAGGCGCGGTTCAAATGA
- a CDS encoding 50S ribosomal protein L23 translates to MSTSDPRHYDVILSPVITEKATMASEFNKVTFKVRRDATKPQIKEAVEKLFDVKVKNVNTLVRQGKIKAFRNRLGQQSDVKRAVVTLEEGHRIDVTTGL, encoded by the coding sequence ATGAGCACCAGCGATCCCCGTCATTACGACGTCATTCTCTCGCCCGTGATCACCGAAAAGGCGACCATGGCGTCGGAGTTCAACAAGGTGACCTTCAAGGTCCGTCGCGACGCGACCAAGCCGCAGATCAAGGAAGCGGTTGAGAAGCTGTTCGACGTGAAGGTCAAGAACGTCAACACGCTGGTGCGCCAGGGCAAGATCAAGGCGTTCCGCAATAGGCTCGGACAGCAGTCCGACGTGAAGCGCGCTGTTGTGACCCTCGAAGAGGGCCACCGCATCGACGTGACCACGGGTCTGTAA
- the rplB gene encoding 50S ribosomal protein L2: protein MALKTYNPTTPSQRHLISVDRTTLYKGAPVKALTEGQHSTGGRNNHGRITSRFRGGGHKQAYRVIDFRRAKKDMVATVERLEYDPNRTAFIALIKYEDGELSYILAPQRLAPGDKVVSADQADVKPGNAMPLGAIPVGTIVHNVELKIGKGGQLARSAGTYVQIVGRDQDYVILRLSTSEQRLVHGRCMATIGAVSNPDNMNTTIGKAGRQRWRGRMPHNRGIMMNPVDHPHGGRTKGGKHWVTPWGKPTKGAKTRKNKRTNKFIMVSRHDRKKKQQ from the coding sequence ATGGCACTCAAGACATATAATCCGACGACCCCGAGCCAGCGTCACCTGATCAGTGTCGATCGCACGACGCTGTACAAGGGCGCGCCGGTGAAGGCGCTCACCGAAGGTCAGCACTCGACCGGCGGCCGCAACAATCACGGCCGCATCACGTCGCGTTTCCGCGGCGGCGGTCACAAGCAGGCTTATCGCGTCATCGATTTCCGCCGCGCCAAGAAGGACATGGTGGCGACGGTCGAGCGTCTCGAATACGATCCGAACCGCACGGCGTTCATCGCGCTGATCAAGTACGAGGACGGCGAGCTCTCCTACATCCTGGCGCCGCAGCGTCTGGCCCCGGGCGACAAGGTGGTCTCGGCGGACCAGGCCGACGTGAAGCCGGGCAATGCGATGCCGCTCGGCGCGATTCCGGTCGGCACCATCGTGCACAACGTCGAACTCAAGATCGGCAAGGGCGGCCAGCTCGCGCGTTCGGCCGGCACCTACGTTCAGATCGTCGGCCGCGACCAGGATTACGTCATCCTGCGTCTGTCGACCTCGGAGCAGCGCCTGGTTCACGGCCGCTGCATGGCCACGATCGGCGCGGTGTCGAACCCCGACAACATGAACACGACGATCGGCAAGGCCGGCCGTCAGCGCTGGCGCGGCCGCATGCCGCACAACCGCGGCATCATGATGAACCCGGTCGACCATCCGCATGGCGGCCGTACCAAGGGCGGCAAGCACTGGGTCACCCCGTGGGGCAAGCCGACCAAGGGCGCCAAGACGCGCAAGAACAAGCGCACCAACAAATTCATTATGGTCAGCCGTCACGACCGTAAGAAGAAGCAGCAGTAG
- the rpsS gene encoding 30S ribosomal protein S19, producing the protein MTRSAWKGPFVDGFLLKKAEAARASGRHDMIKIWSRRSTILPQFVGLHFTVYNGQKHVPVLVTEEMVGHKFGEFSPSRTFHGHSADRKAKKA; encoded by the coding sequence ATGACCCGTTCAGCCTGGAAAGGCCCGTTCGTTGACGGCTTTCTGCTCAAGAAAGCGGAAGCCGCGCGCGCGTCCGGCCGCCACGACATGATCAAGATCTGGAGCCGGCGCTCGACCATCCTGCCGCAGTTCGTCGGCCTGCACTTCACCGTCTACAACGGCCAGAAGCACGTTCCGGTGCTGGTGACCGAGGAGATGGTGGGCCACAAGTTCGGCGAGTTCTCGCCGAGCCGCACGTTCCACGGCCACAGCGCCGACCGCAAGGCGAAGAAGGCCTGA
- the rplV gene encoding 50S ribosomal protein L22, with protein sequence MGKRSRDRDLPNNEAKAVTRNIRVSPQKLNLVAQMIRGKKVAGALADLEFSRKRIAKDVRKCLESAIANAENNHDLDVDDLIVAEAHVGKSLVMKRFSPRGRGRVGQILKPFSHLTIVVRQVEAAAKA encoded by the coding sequence ATGGGCAAGCGTTCACGCGATCGGGACCTCCCGAACAACGAAGCCAAGGCGGTGACCCGCAACATCCGGGTGTCGCCGCAGAAGCTCAATCTCGTCGCGCAGATGATCCGCGGCAAGAAGGTCGCGGGCGCGCTCGCCGACCTCGAATTCTCGCGCAAGCGCATCGCCAAGGATGTGCGCAAGTGCCTCGAGTCGGCGATCGCCAACGCCGAGAACAATCATGACCTCGACGTCGACGATCTCATCGTCGCCGAGGCTCACGTCGGAAAGTCGCTCGTCATGAAGCGCTTTTCCCCACGCGGCCGCGGCCGCGTCGGTCAAATTCTGAAGCCGTTTTCGCATCTGACGATCGTCGTTCGTCAGGTCGAAGCCGCGGCTAAGGCCTGA
- the rpsC gene encoding 30S ribosomal protein S3, with protein sequence MGQKINPIGLRLGINRTWDSRWFANKTEYGTLLHEDIKIREALMKELKQAAVSKIIIERPHKKCRVTVHSARPGVVIGKKGADIEKLRKTVAKLTDSDVVINIVEIRKPELDAQLVAESIAQQLERRVAFRRAMKRAVQSAMRLGAEGIRINCSGRLGGSEIARMEWYREGRVPLHTLRADVDYGVATAFTTFGTCGVKVWIFKGEILEHDPMAQDKKLAEGDTGGRSRRENAA encoded by the coding sequence TTGGGTCAAAAAATCAATCCGATCGGTCTGCGCCTCGGCATCAACCGGACCTGGGATTCGCGCTGGTTCGCGAACAAGACCGAGTACGGCACGCTGCTGCACGAGGACATCAAGATCCGCGAGGCTCTGATGAAGGAGCTGAAGCAGGCCGCGGTGTCCAAGATCATCATCGAGCGACCGCACAAGAAGTGCCGCGTCACCGTTCACTCGGCCCGTCCGGGCGTCGTGATCGGCAAGAAGGGCGCCGACATCGAGAAGCTGCGCAAGACCGTTGCCAAGCTGACCGACAGCGACGTCGTCATCAACATCGTCGAAATCCGCAAGCCGGAGCTCGACGCGCAGCTGGTCGCCGAGTCGATCGCGCAGCAGCTCGAGCGCCGCGTCGCGTTCCGCCGTGCCATGAAGCGCGCCGTGCAGTCGGCGATGCGTCTCGGCGCCGAAGGCATCCGCATCAACTGCTCGGGCCGCCTCGGCGGTTCGGAAATCGCGCGCATGGAGTGGTACCGCGAAGGCCGCGTGCCGCTGCACACCTTGCGCGCCGACGTCGATTACGGCGTCGCCACGGCTTTCACCACGTTCGGCACCTGCGGCGTCAAGGTCTGGATCTTCAAGGGCGAAATCCTCGAGCACGATCCGATGGCGCAGGACAAGAAGCTCGCCGAAGGCGACACCGGCGGCCGTTCGCGCCGTGAAAACGCGGCGTAA
- the rplP gene encoding 50S ribosomal protein L16: protein MLQPKKTKFRKAFKGRIHGSASSGATLAFGQYGLKALEPERVSARQIEAARRALTRFMKRAGRVWIRVFPDVPVSKKPIEVRMGKGKGSPELWVVRVKPGKILFEVDGISPAIAKEALALAAAKLPVKTRFIERIAE from the coding sequence ATGCTGCAGCCAAAGAAAACCAAGTTCCGCAAGGCCTTCAAGGGCCGCATCCACGGCTCCGCCTCTTCGGGCGCCACGCTGGCCTTCGGCCAGTACGGCCTCAAGGCGCTCGAGCCGGAGCGCGTCAGCGCGCGCCAGATCGAGGCCGCCCGCCGTGCGCTGACCCGCTTCATGAAGCGCGCCGGCCGCGTCTGGATTCGCGTGTTCCCGGACGTGCCGGTGTCGAAGAAGCCGATCGAAGTCCGCATGGGCAAGGGCAAGGGTTCGCCCGAGCTCTGGGTGGTGCGCGTCAAGCCGGGCAAGATCCTGTTCGAGGTCGACGGCATCAGCCCGGCCATCGCCAAGGAAGCCCTGGCGCTCGCCGCAGCCAAGCTGCCGGTCAAGACCCGTTTCATTGAACGTATCGCCGAGTGA
- the rpsQ gene encoding 30S ribosomal protein S17: MPKRTLQGVVVSDKQAKTIVVQVDRRFAHPTMGKVVRRSKKYHAHDEKNEFKVGDKVWIEERRPLSKLKSWEVIRGEKKAKV; this comes from the coding sequence ATGCCGAAGCGTACCCTTCAGGGTGTCGTCGTCAGCGACAAGCAGGCCAAGACCATTGTCGTTCAGGTCGACCGGCGCTTTGCCCACCCGACCATGGGCAAGGTTGTTCGCCGTTCGAAGAAATACCACGCGCACGACGAGAAGAACGAGTTCAAAGTCGGCGACAAGGTGTGGATCGAAGAGCGCCGTCCGCTCTCCAAGCTCAAGAGCTGGGAAGTGATCCGCGGCGAGAAGAAAGCCAAGGTCTGA
- the rplN gene encoding 50S ribosomal protein L14 has protein sequence MIQMQTNLDVADNSGARRVMCIKVLGGSKRKYATIGDVIVVSVKEAIPRGRVKKGEVMKAVVVRIRKDIKRADGSVIRFDRNAAVLINNQAEPVGTRIFGPVPRELRAKNHMKILSLAPEVL, from the coding sequence ATGATTCAGATGCAAACCAACCTCGACGTCGCCGACAATTCCGGCGCGCGCCGCGTCATGTGCATCAAGGTGCTCGGCGGCTCGAAGCGGAAATACGCGACCATCGGCGACGTCATCGTCGTCTCGGTGAAGGAAGCGATCCCGCGCGGCCGCGTGAAGAAGGGCGAGGTCATGAAGGCCGTCGTCGTGCGCATCCGCAAGGATATCAAGCGCGCCGACGGTAGCGTGATCCGCTTCGACCGCAACGCTGCGGTGCTGATCAACAACCAGGCCGAGCCGGTCGGCACCCGTATCTTCGGGCCCGTGCCGCGCGAACTGCGCGCCAAGAACCACATGAAGATTCTCTCGCTCGCCCCGGAGGTGCTGTGA
- the rplX gene encoding 50S ribosomal protein L24 has product MAAKIRKGDKVIVLTGRDKGRTGEVIEVRPGENRALVRGVAMVKRHQRQTAQQQGGIISKESAVDLSNLAIADPKDGKPTRVGFKFIGEGADRKKVRVAKRSGAEIDG; this is encoded by the coding sequence ATGGCTGCCAAGATCCGTAAAGGCGACAAGGTGATCGTGCTCACCGGCCGCGACAAGGGTCGCACCGGCGAGGTGATCGAGGTTCGCCCCGGCGAGAACCGCGCTCTGGTGCGCGGCGTCGCGATGGTCAAGCGCCACCAGCGCCAGACCGCGCAGCAGCAGGGCGGCATCATCTCCAAGGAGAGCGCGGTCGACCTGTCGAACCTCGCGATCGCGGACCCCAAGGACGGCAAGCCGACCCGGGTTGGTTTCAAATTTATCGGCGAGGGCGCCGACCGCAAGAAAGTGCGTGTCGCCAAGCGCTCGGGAGCGGAAATCGATGGCTGA
- the rplE gene encoding 50S ribosomal protein L5: MADTQTEQKKPKAAKPAAKPAGGDAPKVKKAKVPSDYTARLRTHYDKVVREQMKTQFGYDNPMQIPQITKVVLNMGIGEGVADRKKVENAAADLALIAGQKPVVTRSRKSIANYKLRDGQAIGCKVTLRKAKMYDFLDRLVNIALPRIRDFRGLNPKSFDGGGNYSLGIKEYTVFPEIDFDKVTDTWGMDITVCTTARNDEEARALLAAFNFPFRQ; this comes from the coding sequence ATGGCTGATACGCAGACTGAACAGAAGAAGCCGAAGGCGGCCAAGCCCGCCGCCAAGCCCGCCGGCGGCGACGCCCCGAAGGTCAAGAAGGCCAAGGTGCCGTCCGATTACACGGCGCGTCTGCGCACGCACTACGACAAGGTCGTGCGCGAGCAGATGAAGACGCAGTTCGGCTACGACAACCCGATGCAGATTCCGCAGATCACCAAGGTCGTGCTCAACATGGGCATTGGCGAGGGCGTCGCGGACCGCAAGAAGGTCGAGAACGCGGCTGCCGATCTGGCGCTGATTGCCGGTCAGAAGCCGGTCGTCACCCGCTCGCGCAAGTCGATCGCGAACTACAAGCTGCGCGACGGCCAGGCCATCGGCTGTAAGGTCACGCTGCGCAAGGCGAAGATGTACGACTTCCTCGATCGCTTGGTGAATATCGCGCTGCCGCGTATTCGCGACTTCCGCGGTCTCAACCCGAAGAGCTTCGATGGCGGCGGCAACTACAGCCTCGGCATCAAGGAATACACAGTGTTCCCGGAAATCGACTTCGACAAGGTCACCGATACCTGGGGCATGGACATCACCGTCTGCACCACCGCGCGCAACGACGAAGAAGCGCGCGCGCTGCTGGCGGCATTCAACTTCCCGTTCCGGCAGTGA
- the rpsN gene encoding 30S ribosomal protein S14: protein MAKTSSVEKNKRRRRMAKKFGPRRARLKAIVQNKELPMEERFAATLKLAELPRNSAKVRIHNRCELTGRPHAFYRKHKLSRIALRDLGNKGLIPGLVKSSW, encoded by the coding sequence ATGGCTAAGACGAGTTCGGTCGAGAAGAACAAGCGCCGTCGCCGCATGGCGAAGAAATTCGGGCCGCGTCGTGCGCGCCTGAAGGCGATCGTGCAGAACAAGGAGTTGCCGATGGAGGAGCGGTTCGCCGCGACCCTGAAGCTCGCCGAGCTGCCGCGCAACTCCGCCAAGGTGCGTATCCATAACCGCTGCGAACTGACGGGCCGTCCTCACGCCTTCTACCGCAAGCACAAGCTCAGCCGTATCGCGCTGCGCGACCTCGGCAACAAAGGCCTGATTCCGGGCCTTGTGAAGTCGAGCTGGTAA
- the rpsH gene encoding 30S ribosomal protein S8: MVNDPIGDMITRIRNAQMRNKSKVSMPGSKQRERVAEVLKVEGYVRGYAVVAHANGRSELEIELKYFDGTPVIREIERVSKPGRRVYASVKNLPRINNGLGVAIVSTPKGVMADHAARDANVGGEILCTVF, encoded by the coding sequence ATGGTGAACGATCCGATCGGCGATATGATCACGCGCATCCGCAACGCGCAGATGCGTAACAAGTCCAAGGTTTCGATGCCTGGCTCCAAGCAGCGCGAACGCGTTGCCGAAGTGCTCAAGGTCGAAGGCTACGTCCGCGGTTATGCCGTGGTGGCGCATGCCAACGGCCGCAGCGAGCTCGAGATCGAGCTCAAGTACTTCGACGGCACGCCGGTCATCCGCGAAATCGAGCGCGTCTCGAAGCCCGGCCGCCGCGTCTATGCGTCGGTCAAGAACCTGCCGCGCATCAACAATGGTCTCGGCGTTGCCATCGTCTCGACGCCGAAGGGCGTCATGGCCGATCACGCCGCCCGCGACGCCAATGTCGGCGGCGAAATTCTCTGCACGGTGTTCTGA
- the rplF gene encoding 50S ribosomal protein L6 — protein sequence MSRIGKKPVAVPSGVTANVEGQTVKVKGAKGALQLALPDDVVVSMDKGAITVAPRNETKRSRSMYGTARTLVSNLMTGVSKGFEEKLEINGVGYRAAVQGKNLQLQLGYSHDVVYPIPAGIAIATPKPTEIVITGIDKQVVGQVAAEIRAFRGPEPYKGKGVKYADEFIFRKEGKKK from the coding sequence ATGTCTCGTATTGGCAAAAAACCGGTCGCTGTTCCGTCTGGCGTCACCGCCAACGTCGAAGGTCAGACCGTCAAGGTGAAGGGTGCCAAGGGCGCTCTGCAGCTTGCTCTGCCGGATGATGTCGTCGTGTCCATGGACAAGGGCGCCATTACCGTTGCACCGCGCAACGAGACCAAGCGCTCGCGTTCGATGTACGGCACCGCGCGCACGCTGGTGTCGAACCTGATGACCGGCGTCAGCAAGGGCTTCGAAGAGAAGCTCGAGATCAACGGCGTCGGCTACCGCGCGGCGGTGCAGGGCAAGAACCTGCAGCTCCAGCTCGGTTACTCGCACGACGTCGTTTATCCGATCCCGGCCGGCATCGCGATCGCGACGCCGAAGCCGACGGAAATCGTGATCACCGGCATCGACAAGCAGGTCGTCGGCCAGGTCGCCGCCGAAATCCGGGCCTTCCGCGGTCCGGAACCGTACAAGGGCAAGGGCGTCAAGTACGCCGACGAATTCATCTTCCGCAAGGAAGGCAAGAAGAAGTAA
- the rplR gene encoding 50S ribosomal protein L18 — MSKANIRTARRTASVRRKIKAVSSGRARLSVFRSSKHMHVQLIDDEKGVTVASASTLEKDLRGSLKTGANIEAAKQVGKLIAERAKKQGIKDVVFDRGGYIYHGRIKALAEAAREGGLNF; from the coding sequence ATGTCGAAAGCCAATATCCGCACCGCGCGGCGGACGGCGTCGGTTCGGCGCAAGATCAAGGCCGTGTCCAGCGGTCGCGCCCGCCTGTCGGTGTTCCGCTCGTCGAAGCACATGCATGTCCAGCTCATCGACGACGAGAAGGGCGTGACCGTCGCGTCCGCCTCGACGCTCGAGAAGGACCTGCGCGGCAGCCTTAAGACCGGCGCCAACATCGAGGCCGCCAAGCAGGTCGGCAAGCTGATCGCCGAGCGTGCCAAGAAGCAGGGCATCAAGGACGTCGTGTTCGATCGCGGCGGCTACATCTATCACGGCCGCATCAAGGCGCTGGCCGAAGCCGCCCGCGAAGGCGGGCTGAACTTCTAA
- the rpsE gene encoding 30S ribosomal protein S5, whose translation MAQEPRRDRERSRDREERDSEFTDKLVHINRVAKVVKGGKRFGFAALVVVGDQKGRVGFGHGKAREVPEAIRKATDAAKRSLTRVALREGRTLHHDVFGRHGAGKVYLRAAPPGTGIIAGGPMRAVFETLGMQDIVAKSIGSSNPYNVVRATFDALKHQDSPRSVASRRNLKVSALQARRREGADEAVAD comes from the coding sequence ATGGCACAAGAACCCCGCAGAGACCGCGAGCGCAGCCGCGACCGCGAGGAGCGCGATAGCGAGTTCACCGACAAGCTGGTGCACATCAATCGCGTCGCCAAGGTGGTCAAGGGCGGCAAGCGCTTCGGCTTCGCCGCGCTGGTGGTTGTCGGCGATCAGAAGGGCCGCGTCGGCTTCGGCCACGGCAAGGCGCGCGAAGTGCCGGAAGCGATCCGCAAGGCGACCGATGCCGCCAAGCGTTCGCTGACCCGCGTCGCGCTGCGCGAGGGCCGCACCCTGCATCACGACGTGTTCGGCCGCCACGGCGCCGGCAAGGTCTATCTGCGCGCGGCGCCTCCCGGCACCGGCATCATCGCCGGCGGTCCGATGCGCGCCGTGTTCGAGACGCTCGGCATGCAGGACATCGTCGCCAAGTCGATCGGCTCGTCGAACCCGTACAACGTGGTGCGTGCGACTTTCGATGCGCTCAAGCACCAGGATTCGCCGCGTTCGGTCGCGTCGCGCCGCAACCTCAAGGTCTCGGCCTTGCAGGCTCGCCGCCGCGAAGGCGCCGACGAAGCCGTCGCCGATTAA
- the rpmD gene encoding 50S ribosomal protein L30 produces the protein MATAKKTVKVQQIASPLRKHFDQRQTLIGLGLNKVGRVSELPDTPQTHGMIRKLPHLVRIVEETK, from the coding sequence ATGGCTACCGCTAAGAAGACCGTGAAGGTGCAGCAGATCGCCAGCCCGCTGCGTAAGCATTTCGATCAGCGCCAGACCCTGATCGGCCTCGGCCTGAACAAGGTCGGCCGCGTCAGCGAGCTGCCGGACACGCCGCAAACCCACGGCATGATCCGCAAGCTGCCGCATCTGGTGCGGATCGTCGAAGAGACGAAGTGA